The DNA segment GCCAAGTACCTTCTGACCCCATCCTCGCACACCTTCACAACAGCCAGAGCGTAGTAGCTACCTCGGCCTATACTGACCTTTCTGCCCGTATTGAAGAGAATGCCTTGTGCATGCTTTGGCTTATTCAGGCCCACCTGGCTATAGGCACAGTACGCGTTGACCAGGATCTGCAAAGCCTCCTCCGACGTACAGTGATCTTTGGTTTCGCGAGCGTCCAAGGGGTGAGCAATAGCCTGGAGGTCCATGAGAATTCCCCTTTGATTTGGCTCAGGCCAACCCTTTTCCCGGCAAATCCGCTTGATCCGGTCAAACTGTTTGGGGGTCAACAGATAGGTGAATTCGGGGGCATGCTGTACCTGATTCAGGTCGACTCCGGCCTCACGCATATTGATGACTGCATTCATCAGCTCACGAAAGGCATCTGCCAGGCTGTCGTCTCCCAGCTGCACGGCAGTTTTCTTCATCGTCGTATTTCCTTGGCGCTCAACGATCAAATCGTCCACAAAATGCCTTCATTCCCTTTGACCCATTCCAAAGCGGCAAGCTTTTCAACGTGGCACGGCCGCCAATGGTAGCCTCCAGGTACAAATAGCCAAAGGCTTACACGCGCCAGAGAACAATTGCCATTTGCCCGCCCCCGGCGACAGGCCTATATTTACATCCAACCACTGGTGAACAGGATGCTCACCAGGATCAAGGACGATCGACCGTGAAGGGATACTGCCGACAGGGAGTTGGAATGGTCTGGGACAAAAAACCCGCTGCGGCGGGTTTTGTTTTTTCTGCGCTTTCAGTTTTTCAAGCGTTCAGCCGCCTTGGTATAAACCTGGCTACGTTCACGCTTGTCTACTGCCACCACGAACACGACCACTTCATGGTCAATAACCTGGTAGACCAAGCGATATCCGCTGCTGCGTAATTTAATCTTGTAGCAGTCTGCAAACCCCTGCAGTCGGTTGGCGTCAACACGTGGATTGACCAGCACTGCAGCGAGCTTCTTTTTGAGTTGCTGGCGAATGGTATCGCCAAGCTTGTGCCACTCCTTCAACGCCCTCGCATCAAACTCAAGACTAAAGGTCATCCAGTGAAACCTTTACTCGCTGAGGTTCAGCAAGCCGCTC comes from the Pseudomonas sp. StFLB209 genome and includes:
- a CDS encoding type II toxin-antitoxin system RelE family toxin, which translates into the protein MTFSLEFDARALKEWHKLGDTIRQQLKKKLAAVLVNPRVDANRLQGFADCYKIKLRSSGYRLVYQVIDHEVVVFVVAVDKRERSQVYTKAAERLKN